In Anthonomus grandis grandis chromosome 5, icAntGran1.3, whole genome shotgun sequence, the following are encoded in one genomic region:
- the LOC126736258 gene encoding nucleoside diphosphate kinase 7: MEFDYNDKLSFLAEWYDYDSSYKKRFVLNFHPSDNTLELYDRDLNRTYLKRTKMDNLELKDVFVGNTLRIYGRQVRITDYADCRTENIIGHTKQHTFALIKPELLPKLGEVITEIQRRGFQICNMKMANLTRKEVLDLFEPYKGDSFLPFILEHLISGSVVAVELVGDNAVARWLEVLGPDDPLEARKDAPNSLRAIYGSDSRVMNGFHASRDVTSAIREAEFFFPKDKTKKVPETSVLLKNTTCAVVKPHAILEGKLGHIISAINDSHYRINALQMFYLSNANADEFLEVYKGIVEDYHALLQSFVDGPCVTLEIAGKNKEMDVHGEFRMFCGPADSDIARQIRPATLRARFGCDKYKNAVHCTDLPEDTVLELEYFFKILKD; encoded by the exons ATGGAGTTTGACTATAACGACAAACTGTCCTTCCTAGCGGAATGGTACGACTACGATTCCTCCTATAAGAAACGGTTCGTGCTGAATTTCCACCCGAGCGATAACACTTTGGAATTATACGACCGGGATCTGAATAGGACTTACTTGAAACGTACGAAAATGGACAATTTGGAACTTAAGGACGTGTTTGTTG GTAACACGTTACGTATCTACGGACGTCAAGTAAGAATAACGGACTACGCAGACTGTAGAACCGAAAACATAATCGGGCATACCAAGCAGCACACCTTCGCCCTAATTAAGCCCGAACTGTTGCCCAAACTGGGAGAAGTCATCACGGAGATCCAGCGGAGAGGATTCCAGATATGCAACATGAAAATGGCGAATTTGACCAGAAAAGAA GTGTTGGACCTATTTGAACCGTACAAAGGAGACAGTTTCCTACCGTTTATCCTTGAGCACCTCATCTCGGGATCGGTGGTAGCGGTAGAACTAGTGGGAGATAACGCGGTAGCACGTTGGCTGGAAGTCCTTGGACCGGATGATCCCCTGGAAGCCCGAAAGGACGCTCCGAACTCCCTTAGGGCGATTTACGGGAGCGACAGTAGGGTCATGAACGGATTCCATGCTTCCCGTGACGTCACGAGCGCTATTAGGGAAGCGGAATTCTTCTTTCCCAAGGATAAAACGAAAAAAGTGCCGGAAACGAgtgttttattgaaaaacaccACTTGTGCGGTGGTGAAACCGCATGCGATCCTAGAAGGGAAACTCGGCCATATAATTTCCGCGATTAACGACTCCCATTATCGCATTAACGCTTTGCAAATGTTTTATTTGAGTAACGCGAACGCCGATGAGTTCTTGGAGGTTTACAAGGGGATCGTGGAGGATTACCACGCGTTGCTGCAGAGTTTCGTGGACGGGCCTTGTGTGACGTTGGAAATCGCCGGAAAAAATAAGGAAATGGACGTGCACGGGGAGTTCAGGATGTTTTGCGGTCCCGCCGATTCCGATATTGCCAGACAAATTAGACCGGCGACGTTAAGGGCACGGTTCGGGTGCGATAAGTATAAAAATGCCGTCCATTGCACGGATTTGCCCGAGGATACTGTGCTGGAActggagtatttttttaaaatattgaaagatTAG